The following is a genomic window from Episyrphus balteatus chromosome 1, idEpiBalt1.1, whole genome shotgun sequence.
AAAACAAAGGTAAGTTTgttatttgtattatttaattGAGAAAGGATGACGTTCTGTAATTTAAGGGTCATGAAAGGGGTAATACTTTAAAATTGCTATTGACTGAAGCTTCGACTGCTAGAGCTCAGCTACAGAAGGATATTGCAAATGCCAAGGGTATTGAGGCTGTTTGTAAGGAGAAAGCCGATATTCAAGAAAATGAAGCTGCAGATGCAGCACTGAATAAATTCTACGATTGTGTTAATGGCAAAACTCCTAGTCCAACACCACCAACTACAAAAGCTACAACACCACGAACTGAAGCTACAACACCACCAACTACAAAAGCTACACAATATTATTTCCCCACAGATATTATATTTCCATCAGGTGATTGTAATCGTTGGAGATGTTGTTTTGGTGTAAAGTATATCGTTACGCCGAAAGAATGTTATAATTGTTCGTGCTAAATGCTGTATgagcaaaattctgaaagtcaaaattctgtacagtCAAATtgtggttggtcaaaatactgtatttcaaaat
Proteins encoded in this region:
- the LOC129906948 gene encoding uncharacterized protein LOC129906948, giving the protein MKLICSILILAGVLDAFAMQMPKMELWNRASSACRQSYDREKNAILNKFNAANKDCDNALQARLKKLNEGAAATLKELRTSVATVCAISGKCTESGPAADNLNCFKTKGHERGNTLKLLLTEASTARAQLQKDIANAKGIEAVCKEKADIQENEAADAALNKFYDCVNGKTPSPTPPTTKATTPRTEATTPPTTKATQYYFPTDIIFPSGDCNRWRCCFGVKYIVTPKECYNCSC